A genomic region of Terriglobia bacterium contains the following coding sequences:
- a CDS encoding extracellular solute-binding protein, translated as MRRGLLFILLLLVTSACTKHTESAPGLTIYTGRDKDEVAHVIELFTQKFPQYKDHVNTITLGAQAALDRLRAEKSNPQAGFLWGGTLQGLQQAASEGLLAPSNPTSANLIEAGRKDPQGRWYAEMLLPEVIIYNHDLLKPEQAPKDWDDLITPAYRDKIVIRDVMASGTMRTIYSAMIYRQYERTGSADAGYEWLKKLDANTAVYTPTPDDMYLKLDRGVGVVTLWNLQDAFIQPLKNNRPWSFVIPSSGVPVLLDGLGVVNNPGSSQAAMDFENFILEPHLQAQLAKDYYQIPAIQLADADKPEWLAKLEIKEMKIDWNLLSQKQTDWMNYWSQNIKGKGGR; from the coding sequence ATGCGACGCGGTTTGCTGTTTATCCTCCTGCTGCTGGTCACCAGCGCATGCACGAAACACACGGAGTCTGCGCCGGGATTGACCATCTATACGGGGCGCGATAAAGACGAAGTCGCTCACGTTATCGAACTGTTCACGCAGAAGTTTCCTCAATACAAAGATCACGTCAATACGATCACGTTAGGGGCTCAGGCCGCGCTGGACCGGCTTCGCGCGGAAAAATCGAACCCGCAGGCAGGTTTTCTATGGGGCGGCACGCTGCAGGGGCTCCAACAGGCGGCGAGTGAGGGTCTACTCGCTCCGTCGAATCCCACGAGCGCCAATCTGATCGAGGCCGGCCGTAAAGATCCGCAGGGACGCTGGTATGCGGAGATGCTTCTACCGGAAGTCATCATCTATAACCACGACCTGCTGAAACCCGAACAAGCGCCGAAAGATTGGGATGACCTGATTACTCCCGCCTACAGAGACAAGATTGTCATCCGCGACGTCATGGCGTCCGGCACCATGCGCACGATCTATAGCGCCATGATTTATCGCCAGTACGAGCGGACCGGGTCCGCCGACGCCGGCTACGAGTGGCTGAAAAAACTGGATGCGAACACGGCGGTTTATACGCCAACACCGGACGACATGTATCTCAAGCTCGATCGAGGCGTCGGCGTCGTGACGTTATGGAACCTGCAGGATGCCTTCATCCAGCCGCTCAAAAACAACCGCCCCTGGTCGTTCGTGATTCCGTCTTCCGGAGTTCCGGTGCTTCTGGACGGCCTCGGCGTCGTCAACAATCCCGGCAGCAGTCAGGCGGCTATGGATTTCGAAAACTTCATTCTCGAACCGCATCTCCAGGCGCAACTCGCGAAAGACTACTATCAGATTCCCGCCATACAATTGGCCGATGCGGACAAGCCCGAATGGCTCGCGAAGCTTGAGATCAAGGAAATGAAGATTGACTGGAACCTGCTGAGCCAGAAGCAGACCGACTGGATGAACTACTGGTCGCAAAACATCAAGGGTAAGGGTGGACGGTGA
- the mscL gene encoding large conductance mechanosensitive channel protein MscL produces the protein MLKEFKEFAVRGNVLDLAVGLVIGAAFGKIVTSLVNDVLMPPIGLVIRHVDFKELFLNLSAGSYPTVEAAKAAGAPTLNYGVFLNTIFEFIIIAFAIFLVVRAANRMRTQPEPTTQECAFCRMNIPVKATRCPHCTSELNVAASLAN, from the coding sequence ATGTTGAAGGAATTCAAAGAGTTTGCCGTCCGCGGCAATGTACTGGATCTGGCCGTTGGGCTGGTGATCGGAGCGGCGTTCGGAAAGATCGTCACTTCACTCGTGAACGACGTCTTGATGCCGCCGATCGGTCTGGTCATCCGCCATGTCGATTTCAAAGAGTTGTTTCTGAATCTGTCGGCAGGCAGTTACCCGACGGTCGAAGCGGCAAAGGCGGCGGGCGCCCCGACGCTCAACTACGGCGTCTTCCTGAATACCATTTTCGAATTCATCATTATTGCCTTTGCGATTTTTCTCGTCGTCCGGGCCGCGAACCGCATGCGAACGCAGCCGGAGCCAACGACGCAGGAGTGTGCGTTCTGCCGGATGAATATTCCGGTGAAAGCGACTCGTTGTCCGCACTGCACATCGGAATTGAACGTGGCGGCATCGCTCGCGAACTAA
- a CDS encoding iron ABC transporter permease, which yields MSKPKSQWASAAVLVLLALVLWGYVVGPMVSTFFESISGNGGGAAQYARFFDFRNGTEGESMLWSIVISVLSVITSGITGVFLAVLLRRWDFPFRRVCQVLVLVPIALPPLMGVEAFVLLYGIGGTFPQLLASLFHTRQTAFAVDGVTGVLLVHTLTMYPYFYLTAAAALEQSDDSLEEAAYSLGASQFQTWTRVLLPMLTPAMVAGALLTFMSSMSSYTAPLLFHVDKVMTQQIVISKLNGQMGLASAVSVMLGLISIVFLVGLRKYEQRTAYVTQSKGGAKKQKRVTSPLWKGVIFAAASVSTIFVVLPIAMIFVLAFSVNGSWRRAALPSQYTTQNFASLFRNLQFADAIKNSLEMSALAVAGAILVGLVAAYVITRMRFRGKTVLDIAMMLPWALPGTVVAINLITAFATPSAFAFGRVLVGTFAIVPLAYFVRFTPLVFRSTTASLSQLDENIEEAARSLGATWWYAFRAVVLPQLYRGIAGGALLAFVNGIGEFVATILLYTPQYRPWSIAINDELYYANYGTAASLGVIQVLLVLIVVVLMRRTEERGKWLKVS from the coding sequence ATGAGCAAACCGAAGAGCCAGTGGGCATCGGCTGCGGTGCTTGTCCTGCTGGCGTTGGTTCTCTGGGGTTATGTCGTCGGTCCGATGGTTTCGACTTTCTTCGAAAGCATCAGCGGCAACGGCGGCGGAGCCGCGCAATACGCGCGATTCTTCGACTTCCGTAACGGGACGGAAGGTGAATCGATGCTTTGGAGCATCGTGATCTCCGTCTTGAGCGTGATCACCTCCGGCATCACCGGAGTCTTCCTGGCAGTGCTTCTCCGGCGGTGGGATTTCCCGTTTCGAAGAGTCTGCCAGGTGCTGGTGCTTGTACCGATCGCGCTCCCGCCACTGATGGGAGTCGAGGCGTTTGTTCTGCTATACGGAATCGGCGGAACATTTCCACAGCTGCTGGCGAGTCTCTTTCATACGCGCCAGACAGCCTTTGCCGTCGACGGCGTTACCGGCGTCCTGCTTGTACACACGCTGACGATGTATCCCTATTTTTATCTGACGGCCGCCGCCGCACTCGAACAGTCCGACGATTCGCTGGAAGAAGCGGCCTACAGCCTCGGAGCGTCGCAGTTTCAAACCTGGACTCGCGTCCTGCTGCCGATGCTGACGCCCGCCATGGTCGCGGGCGCGCTGCTGACCTTCATGTCCTCGATGTCGTCCTATACCGCGCCGCTGCTCTTTCATGTGGACAAGGTGATGACCCAGCAAATCGTCATCTCCAAGCTGAACGGTCAAATGGGATTGGCTTCGGCGGTCTCCGTGATGCTGGGACTCATTTCGATCGTCTTTCTGGTCGGGCTTCGCAAATACGAGCAGCGTACTGCGTATGTCACGCAGTCGAAGGGAGGCGCGAAAAAACAAAAACGCGTGACGAGTCCGCTCTGGAAGGGCGTCATTTTTGCCGCCGCTTCCGTGTCCACAATCTTCGTCGTCCTGCCGATCGCGATGATCTTCGTGCTCGCCTTTTCAGTAAACGGCTCCTGGCGGAGGGCCGCTCTCCCGTCGCAATACACGACGCAAAATTTTGCCAGCCTGTTCCGGAATCTGCAGTTTGCCGATGCGATCAAAAACAGTCTGGAAATGAGCGCGCTGGCGGTCGCGGGAGCGATTCTGGTTGGCCTGGTGGCCGCCTATGTCATCACGCGAATGCGGTTTCGCGGGAAAACAGTCCTGGATATCGCGATGATGCTGCCATGGGCGCTCCCGGGTACGGTTGTGGCGATCAACCTGATTACAGCCTTCGCAACCCCGTCGGCCTTCGCCTTCGGAAGAGTTCTGGTTGGAACATTCGCCATCGTTCCACTGGCATATTTTGTACGCTTTACTCCACTGGTTTTCCGGTCTACAACCGCATCGCTTTCCCAGCTCGATGAGAATATCGAGGAAGCCGCGCGCAGCCTCGGCGCTACCTGGTGGTATGCATTCCGGGCTGTTGTCCTGCCGCAGCTTTATCGAGGAATTGCCGGCGGCGCGCTGCTCGCATTCGTCAACGGAATCGGTGAGTTCGTCGCGACCATTTTGCTCTACACCCCGCAGTACCGGCCGTGGTCGATCGCCATCAACGACGAACTCTACTATGCGAACTATGGCACTGCAGCGTCGCTCGGCGTGATCCAGGTCCTGCTCGTCCTGATTGTGGTCGTGCTGATGCGGCGCACAGAAGAACGTGGAAAATGGTTGAAGGTGTCGTAG
- a CDS encoding ABC transporter ATP-binding protein codes for MTALTLEALTKTFLRAGKVVDSIDLEIRQGEFFTLLGPSGCGKSTTLRMIAGFEEPTSGRILFDGADVTNDPPNRRDIGFVFQNYALFPHLSVAKNVAFGLQVRKLAQNEIAERVAAALKEVQLAGMDNARVDQLSGGQQQRVALARALVIRPRLLLLDEPLSNLDAKLREETRAALRELHHSTKVTTVYVTHDQGEAMAMSDRIAVMHQGKIHQIEAPEEIYEHPATRFVADFIGRNNVIEAAVASVSGNTVVLRFGNGHELSLDARQRAPDVNLAAGAKVSVCIRAESFQLMNDSGLFCGTVKDVEYSGAMRSLTIATDAGELEVEIPASAARPAPGERIALRVNPAAIHLVASV; via the coding sequence GTGACTGCGCTGACCCTGGAGGCGCTGACCAAAACCTTCCTGCGGGCCGGAAAAGTCGTGGACTCGATCGATCTGGAGATCCGGCAAGGCGAATTCTTCACGCTGCTCGGTCCGTCAGGCTGCGGCAAATCCACAACACTGCGAATGATCGCGGGCTTCGAAGAGCCGACATCGGGCCGGATTCTATTCGACGGCGCTGACGTGACGAACGATCCGCCGAACCGGCGCGATATCGGATTTGTGTTCCAGAACTACGCGCTGTTTCCTCACCTCTCGGTGGCCAAAAATGTCGCATTCGGGCTGCAGGTGCGAAAGCTCGCACAAAATGAAATCGCCGAACGCGTCGCAGCAGCGTTAAAAGAAGTCCAGCTTGCCGGGATGGACAACGCCCGCGTCGATCAACTTTCCGGAGGGCAGCAGCAACGGGTGGCTCTGGCGCGGGCGCTTGTCATTCGTCCGAGATTGCTGCTGCTGGATGAGCCTCTGTCGAACCTCGACGCCAAACTGCGCGAAGAGACTCGTGCTGCCTTGAGGGAATTACACCACTCCACCAAAGTGACGACGGTATACGTGACCCATGATCAAGGCGAAGCCATGGCCATGAGCGACCGCATCGCCGTGATGCATCAAGGGAAGATTCACCAGATCGAAGCGCCCGAAGAAATCTATGAACATCCGGCTACGCGATTTGTGGCCGATTTCATCGGACGCAACAATGTTATCGAGGCGGCGGTCGCCAGCGTGTCCGGCAACACTGTAGTGCTTCGATTCGGAAACGGCCACGAACTCTCGCTCGATGCGCGGCAAAGGGCTCCCGATGTCAACCTGGCTGCGGGCGCCAAGGTCAGTGTCTGCATTCGTGCCGAGTCCTTCCAGTTGATGAATGACAGCGGTTTGTTTTGCGGCACCGTGAAAGATGTCGAGTACTCCGGCGCCATGCGATCGCTCACCATCGCAACGGACGCCGGCGAACTGGAAGTCGAAATACCGGCGTCGGCTGCGCGCCCGGCCCCGGGAGAACGCATTGCGCTGAGAGTGAATCCAGCCGCGATTCACCTGGTTGCCTCCGTATGA